One window of the Ureibacillus sp. FSL W7-1570 genome contains the following:
- a CDS encoding ABC transporter ATP-binding protein — MHAAIKLSKYLKPYKHFAILAPILMILEVAMDLIQPTIMQKIIDEGIATKDPTHIMVMFAAMMVCAIIGWFGGAGCTYFSSKAAVNFASDIRADLYETITYFSNSNKDKFTLGKLITNLTNDVEMLQRALNMLLKIFVRGPFMFVGAVVVVFFTARDLFSVLFFVVPVLIVCLYVFIKLSISLFRKVQETIDVVNTRVQENLSGIRVIKAFNRMRHQVKQFAGVNEELAKRNMTADQVIAALTPITQFVVNIGIVLALMLGVVKVEAGAIEIGVIVAFINYLMMIMNGLMSSSNVLIQIARAIPSAERVVVVLEEQRDIINAENPVKKEIRGDVRFENVSFSYNKQVEPVLKNITFEAKAGSTVGIIGMTGSGKSTLIKLLARLMDVDEGTIYIDDIPIRQYDIETLRGSLAFAPQKATLFSTTIEENLKYGKSDATEEEIQEALVASNAYEFVEKLDKKTQHELTQGATNLSGGQKQRLAMSRALIRKPKILVLDDTTSAVDSITEKVIRKNMKEALEGSTKFIVSSKISSIKHADLILVLEDGRIVAQGIHEELLKTSEHYREIVATQVEKGGVLYE; from the coding sequence ATGCATGCAGCGATAAAACTTTCAAAATATTTGAAGCCCTATAAGCATTTTGCGATATTGGCGCCAATCCTCATGATATTGGAAGTGGCAATGGATTTGATCCAGCCGACCATTATGCAAAAAATAATCGACGAAGGGATCGCGACAAAGGACCCAACACATATCATGGTGATGTTTGCTGCAATGATGGTATGTGCAATTATAGGATGGTTTGGAGGGGCGGGCTGCACGTATTTCAGTTCGAAAGCGGCCGTCAACTTTGCATCCGATATTCGGGCAGATTTATATGAAACCATCACCTATTTTTCTAACAGCAATAAGGACAAATTTACGTTGGGGAAACTGATTACGAACTTGACCAATGATGTGGAAATGCTGCAAAGGGCGTTAAACATGCTGTTGAAAATATTTGTCCGGGGCCCTTTCATGTTTGTCGGGGCTGTCGTGGTCGTCTTCTTTACGGCAAGAGATTTATTTTCCGTATTATTTTTTGTTGTCCCTGTCCTGATCGTCTGTTTATATGTGTTTATTAAATTATCGATTTCATTATTCCGGAAAGTCCAGGAAACGATCGATGTTGTGAATACCCGTGTACAGGAAAATTTATCAGGCATCCGTGTCATTAAAGCCTTTAACCGCATGCGCCATCAAGTGAAGCAATTTGCAGGTGTCAACGAAGAATTGGCGAAGCGCAATATGACCGCCGATCAAGTCATTGCCGCATTGACGCCGATCACGCAGTTTGTTGTCAATATCGGGATTGTTTTGGCGCTTATGCTCGGAGTAGTAAAGGTGGAAGCGGGCGCCATTGAAATCGGGGTCATTGTGGCCTTCATCAACTATTTGATGATGATCATGAACGGACTAATGAGCTCCAGCAACGTACTCATTCAAATCGCACGGGCCATTCCGAGCGCGGAACGTGTCGTTGTCGTGTTGGAGGAGCAGCGGGATATTATAAACGCGGAAAATCCGGTGAAAAAAGAAATCCGAGGAGATGTGCGATTTGAGAATGTAAGTTTCTCTTATAACAAACAGGTGGAACCGGTGTTAAAAAATATTACCTTTGAAGCGAAAGCGGGCAGCACGGTAGGAATCATCGGCATGACCGGCAGCGGGAAATCCACATTGATCAAATTGCTTGCCCGTCTAATGGATGTGGATGAAGGAACGATTTACATCGATGACATCCCGATCCGGCAATATGACATTGAAACATTGAGAGGCTCATTGGCTTTTGCACCTCAAAAAGCAACATTGTTTTCCACAACAATTGAAGAAAACTTGAAATACGGAAAAAGTGATGCAACAGAAGAGGAAATTCAAGAGGCACTGGTCGCATCGAATGCTTATGAGTTTGTGGAAAAACTGGATAAAAAAACACAACATGAATTGACCCAAGGGGCAACCAATTTATCAGGGGGTCAAAAACAACGGTTGGCCATGAGCCGTGCATTAATCCGGAAACCGAAAATTCTGGTTTTGGATGATACAACTTCAGCAGTGGATAGTATTACGGAAAAAGTGATCCGAAAAAATATGAAGGAAGCGCTTGAAGGAAGCACGAAGTTTATCGTTTCATCTAAGATTTCTTCGATTAAACATGCCGATCTCATCCTGGTTTTGGAAGATGGACGCATTGTGGCACAAGGAATCCACGAAGAATTATTGAAAACAAGTGAACATTATAGAGAAATTGTTGCAACTCAAGTTGAAAAGGGAGGTGTGCTCTATGAATAG
- the cobT gene encoding nicotinate-nucleotide--dimethylbenzimidazole phosphoribosyltransferase — MELLQSTLQAIQPVNKEIMKQAREKVDALCKPPGSLGKLEQIAVQLAGITEKLELDVSNKAVISLAADHGVYEENVSNNPQIVTVMQSIGFAKGFTGVCAIARAAGAKVVSVDVGINADLPETSGVINKKVRYGTANMAKEPAMSREEAIRAIEVGIEVANDQVKQGVNVLATGEMGICNTTASSAVLAALFGYDPGEVTGMGAGVDSIQHKIDVIRRAIEINQPNPDDPIDVLAKVGGLELGGMAGVVLSAAANRIPVVIDGFISTVSALIAYQLEPKVKDYIIPSHMSEEPGAKIASELLGLEPMLNMNMRLGEGSGAALAFPILDAACSMMNTMTTLEESNQYMQQIMENQRS, encoded by the coding sequence ATGGAACTATTGCAATCAACATTGCAAGCTATTCAACCAGTAAACAAAGAAATCATGAAACAGGCGAGGGAAAAAGTGGATGCCCTTTGCAAACCGCCAGGCAGTTTAGGAAAATTGGAACAAATCGCGGTACAACTTGCCGGGATTACGGAAAAACTGGAGCTGGATGTATCCAATAAAGCGGTTATATCATTGGCTGCCGATCACGGTGTCTATGAAGAAAATGTATCCAATAACCCTCAAATTGTAACGGTGATGCAGTCCATTGGTTTCGCCAAAGGGTTTACCGGTGTGTGCGCCATTGCAAGAGCGGCAGGAGCCAAAGTGGTTTCTGTCGATGTCGGCATCAATGCCGATTTGCCGGAAACTTCTGGCGTGATTAATAAAAAAGTACGATACGGTACTGCGAATATGGCCAAAGAACCGGCTATGTCACGGGAAGAAGCCATCCGGGCCATTGAAGTGGGCATCGAAGTGGCCAATGATCAAGTAAAACAAGGGGTCAACGTTTTAGCAACCGGGGAAATGGGCATTTGCAATACCACTGCAAGCAGTGCGGTTTTAGCGGCTCTTTTTGGCTATGACCCTGGTGAAGTAACCGGAATGGGGGCGGGTGTCGATAGCATTCAACATAAAATTGATGTAATTCGTCGTGCAATAGAAATCAATCAACCAAATCCTGATGATCCAATTGATGTTTTGGCGAAAGTGGGCGGATTGGAATTGGGCGGAATGGCCGGTGTCGTGCTAAGTGCCGCAGCCAACCGCATTCCGGTAGTGATCGACGGCTTTATTTCCACTGTTTCCGCATTAATCGCTTATCAATTGGAACCAAAAGTGAAGGATTACATTATTCCATCCCACATGTCAGAAGAACCTGGGGCAAAAATCGCCAGCGAATTATTGGGATTGGAGCCGATGTTAAACATGAACATGCGGCTAGGCGAAGGTTCCGGTGCAGCCCTTGCTTTCCCTATCCTGGACGCGGCATGTTCAATGATGAATACAATGACGACTTTGGAAGAGTCCAATCAATACATGCAACAAATCATGGAGAATCAACGATCTTAA
- a CDS encoding sorbosone dehydrogenase family protein: protein MFVIFVGFVFILSACSPKQPPKAVETSSGNNLEVIASNLQIPWSIDKSGNTFYLSERVGNVVKIENGRVERQSVNLEKPLSTASEAGLLGFVLAPDFQESNKAFAYYTYTDSKGQINRIVRLRLENDSWVEEEVLLDHIPSGPVHHGGRLKIGPDGKLYATAGDALQSSIAQDVNALGGKILRLNLDGSIPSDNPVPNSYVYSFGHRNPQGLAWAPDGTLYASEHGNSANDEINRIEPGKNYGWPVIEGKEEKEGMVSPLFTSGSNKTWAPSGMVYTDGKLYVAALRGEAVLEFDLNAGTTKEVISGLGRIRDVFIEGDNLYFVTNNTDGRGKPGENDDKLYRMALSELKP from the coding sequence ATGTTTGTCATATTCGTCGGGTTTGTGTTCATATTATCCGCTTGTTCGCCCAAACAACCTCCGAAAGCCGTGGAAACCTCTTCGGGCAATAATCTGGAAGTCATTGCGAGCAATCTTCAAATACCATGGTCCATTGACAAGTCAGGAAACACTTTTTATTTATCGGAGCGGGTCGGAAATGTGGTGAAAATTGAAAATGGGCGGGTGGAAAGGCAGTCCGTCAATTTGGAAAAGCCCCTTTCCACAGCATCAGAAGCCGGTTTGTTAGGATTTGTCTTAGCCCCCGATTTCCAAGAGTCCAACAAGGCATTTGCATACTACACTTATACGGATTCCAAGGGGCAAATTAATCGCATCGTCCGGTTGAGGCTGGAAAATGATTCATGGGTTGAGGAAGAAGTGTTGCTCGATCACATACCGAGCGGGCCGGTTCATCATGGCGGAAGGCTGAAAATTGGCCCGGATGGCAAGCTTTATGCGACAGCCGGAGACGCATTGCAGTCATCCATCGCACAGGATGTAAATGCCCTTGGAGGGAAAATCTTAAGGCTCAATTTGGATGGTTCCATTCCTTCAGATAATCCTGTTCCGAACTCTTATGTTTACAGTTTCGGCCACCGCAACCCCCAAGGGCTCGCTTGGGCACCGGATGGAACCCTTTATGCAAGTGAACATGGAAATAGTGCCAATGATGAAATCAACCGGATTGAGCCGGGGAAAAATTACGGCTGGCCGGTCATCGAAGGGAAAGAGGAAAAGGAAGGCATGGTTTCTCCATTGTTTACATCCGGTTCCAATAAAACATGGGCGCCTTCGGGGATGGTCTATACAGATGGGAAGTTGTATGTTGCGGCATTACGGGGGGAAGCGGTGTTGGAGTTTGATTTAAACGCAGGAACAACAAAAGAAGTGATCAGCGGTTTGGGGCGGATTCGGGATGTATTCATTGAAGGGGATAATTTATACTTTGTAACCAATAATACGGATGGCCGGGGAAAACCGGGGGAAAATGATGACAAACTTTATCGAATGGCTTTATCAGAATTAAAGCCATAA
- a CDS encoding cobalamin-binding protein yields the protein MRLVSICPSNTELVGYLGLASSLVGVDDYSDWPKEIEQLPRLGGDLNIDIEKVEELKPDLVLASLSVPGMERNIEELEKRKIPYQIVPNPKTLAEVGETLLCVGEMTNTEDEAKRIYQKFMDMLEKYRKLSQQVEHRKTVYFEWWAKPIFTPGATNWLTELAELAGGKNIFEDFQEANVQTEWEEVKKRNPDVFCIAWVGVETERVNPKVIMKRPGIQEMKSIQNNEFYILEEALFCRPSPKLLQGLCKLAALLHPQIFPPYDGKDPLLGEEEKENSL from the coding sequence ATGCGTCTAGTTTCCATTTGTCCAAGCAATACGGAACTTGTAGGCTATTTAGGTTTGGCATCTTCTTTAGTCGGGGTGGATGATTATTCTGATTGGCCGAAAGAAATTGAACAATTGCCGCGATTAGGCGGAGATTTAAATATTGATATAGAAAAGGTGGAAGAGCTGAAACCGGATTTAGTATTAGCTTCCCTTTCCGTCCCTGGAATGGAACGGAATATTGAAGAACTGGAAAAACGGAAGATTCCGTATCAAATTGTGCCGAATCCAAAAACCCTTGCGGAAGTCGGGGAAACTTTACTATGCGTTGGTGAAATGACAAATACAGAGGATGAGGCAAAGAGGATTTATCAAAAATTTATGGATATGCTGGAGAAGTACCGGAAATTATCTCAACAAGTTGAACACAGGAAAACCGTTTATTTTGAATGGTGGGCCAAGCCGATTTTTACGCCCGGTGCGACAAATTGGTTGACGGAATTGGCTGAACTTGCTGGGGGAAAAAATATATTTGAAGATTTTCAAGAGGCCAATGTTCAAACAGAATGGGAAGAAGTAAAAAAGAGAAATCCGGATGTGTTTTGCATTGCATGGGTAGGTGTTGAAACAGAAAGAGTGAATCCAAAAGTGATAATGAAGCGCCCAGGAATTCAAGAAATGAAAAGCATTCAAAATAACGAATTTTATATATTGGAAGAGGCCTTATTTTGCCGTCCTTCTCCAAAACTGTTGCAAGGATTATGCAAGTTGGCGGCCCTTTTGCACCCGCAAATCTTTCCTCCTTATGATGGAAAGGATCCATTGCTTGGTGAAGAAGAAAAAGAAAATTCTTTATAG
- a CDS encoding ABC transporter permease, with the protein MKNYKFFINAIIGFAILIGVWQFIVVAGDYEAALFPPPSLVWEGIVSLITDGTLLVHLQVSLLRFISGYLSAVVVAILLGLVLGRIPLLWGVIDPIVQVLRPVSPIAWSPFIVLWFGIGNIPAIVIIFIAAFFPVLLSTVAAVRKVEPTYLKVAQNFEIKKFEILRKIIFPAVFPYIANGLHIAVGTAWIFLVSGEMVGSQSGLGYLIVDARNSMRLDLVMAGIVFIGVAGFILDRAVGLFESWINRIWGRQSA; encoded by the coding sequence ATGAAGAACTATAAATTTTTCATTAACGCCATTATAGGATTTGCCATTTTAATTGGGGTTTGGCAGTTTATTGTTGTAGCGGGCGATTACGAAGCCGCTTTGTTTCCACCGCCTTCTTTAGTGTGGGAAGGAATTGTATCTTTAATTACTGACGGAACATTATTGGTTCATTTGCAAGTAAGTTTATTGCGTTTCATTTCCGGTTATCTATCAGCGGTGGTTGTAGCCATTTTATTGGGACTGGTTCTTGGAAGAATTCCTTTATTATGGGGCGTGATTGACCCAATCGTTCAAGTGTTGCGTCCTGTTTCTCCGATTGCCTGGTCGCCGTTTATCGTGCTTTGGTTTGGGATTGGGAATATTCCGGCCATTGTCATCATCTTTATTGCCGCTTTTTTCCCGGTATTATTGTCCACTGTTGCAGCGGTAAGAAAGGTGGAACCTACTTATTTGAAAGTGGCCCAAAACTTTGAAATTAAGAAGTTCGAAATTTTGAGAAAAATTATTTTCCCGGCTGTTTTTCCGTATATTGCCAATGGCCTCCATATCGCGGTAGGAACGGCCTGGATCTTCTTAGTATCCGGTGAAATGGTTGGCTCCCAATCAGGCCTTGGCTATTTGATTGTCGATGCGCGAAATTCCATGAGATTGGATTTGGTGATGGCGGGTATTGTGTTTATTGGGGTGGCAGGTTTCATTTTGGACCGGGCAGTTGGCTTGTTTGAAAGCTGGATCAACCGTATTTGGGGAAGACAAAGTGCATAA
- a CDS encoding ABC transporter substrate-binding protein has translation MKRIKKGLLFVLATILLLSLYACNSEGENSSATSGNGKKTIKIGYLPITHAVPLFVEKELEEYQNFNLELIKFGSWTELSDTLNTGRIDGASMLITLAMKAKEQGIDLNAVALGHRDGNVVVVSKDINQVADLKGKSFAIPHKFSTQNILLYQLLKQNGLKYEDVNVVELPPAEMPAALSEGRISGYVVAEPFGAVSVSLDKGKVLYQDNEIWKNSIDCSLVLRKEFIEQESELAQEFVNYYIAAGHAAEQKDAHVKDMLSNYLNVEQNVLDLSLEWISYDDLKINQEDYEELSNHLVEMGLFDNPPAYEDFVNNSFIEKAK, from the coding sequence ATGAAACGAATTAAAAAAGGGTTATTGTTTGTTCTTGCAACGATTCTTCTATTAAGTTTATATGCTTGCAATTCTGAAGGAGAGAATTCATCTGCAACAAGCGGAAATGGAAAGAAAACGATCAAAATCGGTTATTTGCCAATAACACATGCGGTGCCATTATTTGTGGAAAAAGAACTGGAAGAATATCAAAACTTTAATTTGGAGCTCATTAAATTTGGTTCTTGGACTGAGCTTTCCGATACTTTGAATACAGGCCGCATTGATGGGGCATCCATGCTAATTACTCTTGCCATGAAAGCAAAGGAACAAGGCATTGATTTGAATGCTGTGGCATTAGGACATCGTGATGGCAACGTGGTGGTTGTCTCCAAAGATATTAATCAAGTTGCAGATTTAAAAGGAAAAAGTTTTGCCATTCCGCATAAATTCTCGACTCAAAATATATTACTTTATCAATTGTTGAAACAAAACGGTTTGAAATATGAAGATGTAAATGTTGTGGAATTGCCGCCTGCGGAAATGCCGGCCGCTCTTTCTGAAGGGAGAATATCCGGCTATGTGGTGGCAGAACCATTTGGCGCCGTATCCGTCTCCCTCGATAAAGGAAAGGTGCTTTATCAAGATAATGAAATTTGGAAAAACTCCATTGACTGTTCATTAGTATTGCGCAAAGAGTTTATTGAACAGGAAAGCGAACTCGCACAGGAATTTGTGAATTACTATATTGCGGCGGGCCATGCTGCTGAACAAAAAGATGCGCATGTGAAGGACATGTTATCCAATTATTTGAATGTGGAACAAAATGTGCTTGATTTGTCTTTAGAATGGATTTCTTACGATGATTTAAAAATCAATCAGGAAGATTATGAAGAATTGTCTAATCATCTGGTGGAAATGGGACTCTTCGATAATCCTCCGGCATATGAAGACTTTGTTAATAATTCTTTTATAGAAAAAGCGAAGTGA
- a CDS encoding ABC transporter ATP-binding protein, with the protein MVLDRQPMIQIHQVSKSFKKNKQDVQVLDNISFTVQKGEIISILGESGCGKSTLLNIIGGFEQASGGEVLLDGIKVNGPSRKCIMLFQNYGLLPWRTVLKNVELGLEKSIKDKKERKEKALHYIQLVGLQGKENMFPHELSGGMQQRVGIARALALQPELILMDEPFAALDTFNRYYLQNELLRIQEQEKTTMILVTHDIDEAIYLSDRIFIMHPNPGRIHKEIKIHLTKPRDRSNGDFQYYRNIVFKEFHFSRPETLIEFNI; encoded by the coding sequence ATGGTTCTGGATCGGCAACCAATGATTCAAATTCATCAAGTGAGTAAAAGCTTCAAAAAGAACAAACAAGATGTACAAGTATTAGACAATATATCTTTTACTGTTCAAAAAGGGGAAATCATCTCCATTTTGGGGGAAAGCGGCTGCGGAAAAAGCACCTTGTTGAATATCATCGGCGGATTTGAACAAGCGTCTGGCGGGGAAGTATTGTTAGATGGCATAAAAGTCAATGGGCCGAGTAGAAAATGCATTATGCTGTTCCAAAATTACGGTTTGCTCCCTTGGCGGACCGTGTTAAAAAATGTGGAGCTGGGGCTTGAAAAATCAATTAAAGATAAAAAAGAAAGAAAAGAGAAAGCGTTGCACTATATTCAATTAGTTGGGTTGCAAGGGAAAGAAAATATGTTTCCACATGAATTATCCGGCGGTATGCAACAAAGAGTGGGAATTGCAAGAGCCTTGGCCCTGCAACCGGAATTGATATTGATGGACGAACCTTTTGCTGCTTTGGATACATTTAATCGCTATTATTTGCAAAATGAATTGCTTCGTATCCAGGAGCAGGAAAAAACTACGATGATTCTTGTCACCCATGACATTGATGAAGCCATTTATTTATCCGACAGAATTTTTATTATGCATCCGAATCCCGGAAGAATCCATAAAGAAATCAAGATCCATCTGACGAAACCCCGGGACCGGAGCAACGGAGATTTTCAGTATTATCGAAACATTGTGTTTAAAGAATTCCACTTCAGCAGACCTGAAACTTTAATTGAGTTCAATATTTAA
- a CDS encoding helix-turn-helix domain-containing protein: METKTRYDIPCNIAQSLNIIGDRWTLLIIHEILSGHTLFNEIKKGLKGISSNLLSERLKYLEQQGIVETELYSEHPPRYCYKLTDSGKDLEDVFNAFIIWGSKHLKKCYKKIVDEETGDEIEIGYYSKRTGERVNKIAVVPVSDPAENE, translated from the coding sequence ATGGAAACAAAAACTCGATACGATATCCCTTGCAATATTGCACAATCGCTGAATATCATCGGCGACAGATGGACGCTGCTGATTATTCACGAAATTTTATCAGGACATACGTTATTCAACGAGATCAAAAAAGGTCTAAAGGGGATTTCTTCCAATCTTTTATCTGAGAGGCTGAAATATTTGGAACAACAAGGAATAGTGGAAACCGAATTATATTCGGAGCACCCACCCCGCTATTGCTATAAATTGACGGACAGCGGAAAAGATTTGGAGGATGTTTTTAATGCCTTCATTATATGGGGAAGCAAACATTTAAAAAAATGCTATAAAAAAATTGTTGATGAAGAAACAGGCGATGAGATAGAAATTGGATATTATTCAAAAAGAACCGGAGAGCGGGTAAATAAAATTGCTGTCGTTCCGGTCAGCGATCCTGCTGAAAATGAATAA
- a CDS encoding DUF4242 domain-containing protein has translation MGLYLVESSLKGIVSTKDELNQTTKSLQEKLAVNNASLIELQVSKDFTRAFFIFEGEKRTNFTDVLREFSIPVQLVKQVRLVGKDLEEVKKSNEVVNYLVEWNIPEDITMDQYLARKQKNSVHYQEVPEVKFSRTYVCEDMTKCLCFYDAPDEEAVKRARKAVQTPIDSITEILPNE, from the coding sequence ATGGGATTATATTTAGTTGAATCTTCCTTAAAAGGAATTGTATCTACAAAAGATGAATTGAATCAGACTACAAAGTCACTGCAGGAAAAATTGGCAGTAAACAATGCCTCTTTAATTGAATTGCAAGTATCAAAAGATTTCACTCGTGCATTTTTTATCTTTGAAGGCGAAAAACGCACCAATTTTACTGATGTGTTAAGAGAATTTTCCATCCCGGTTCAACTTGTCAAACAAGTCCGCCTGGTTGGTAAAGACTTGGAAGAAGTAAAGAAAAGCAATGAAGTTGTCAACTACTTAGTTGAATGGAATATCCCGGAAGATATTACGATGGATCAATACCTTGCCAGAAAACAGAAAAACTCTGTACATTATCAAGAAGTGCCGGAAGTGAAATTCTCAAGAACTTATGTATGCGAAGATATGACAAAATGCTTATGCTTCTACGATGCGCCGGATGAAGAAGCTGTAAAACGCGCCCGTAAAGCCGTTCAAACACCGATCGATTCCATTACAGAAATTTTGCCTAACGAGTAA
- a CDS encoding acyl-CoA dehydrogenase family protein, with protein sequence MTKSLVEKPLLESIIEQKLKPFVKKIDTEAYYARDYLLELGKEGFFRSEGKTETEYLLKEMKLVEETAKVCMTTAFCLWCHLAGLTYIRNTNNSTIKNRLLPLFENGELLAATGLSNPMKYYAGLEKLHLCAEETDGGYILSGVLPAVSNLEESHWFGTIASVSESKRVMFLVPCNAKGLKLKEKAGFLGVNGSATYACQFDQVFIPNEYVLAENADEFVELIRPKFILYQIPLGIGIMKASTDSIHKVKSRQNGCNQFLPTQASDIEETIHQIEEKLEQLLKKESFHWKEIAKIRLETAYSTLEATQASMLHNGSAGYLQGCDPSRRLREAYFFANLTPTIKHLEKVLSN encoded by the coding sequence TTGACGAAAAGCTTAGTGGAAAAACCGTTGCTGGAAAGCATCATCGAACAAAAGTTGAAACCATTTGTAAAGAAAATTGATACGGAAGCCTATTACGCGAGGGATTATTTGCTGGAGCTCGGAAAAGAAGGATTTTTCCGGTCGGAAGGCAAAACGGAAACAGAATACCTTCTAAAAGAAATGAAGTTGGTGGAAGAAACGGCGAAAGTTTGTATGACTACGGCATTTTGCCTTTGGTGTCACCTTGCCGGATTGACGTATATACGGAATACAAACAATTCGACCATCAAAAACCGTTTACTGCCTTTATTTGAAAATGGGGAACTTTTGGCTGCCACAGGCTTATCCAATCCAATGAAATATTATGCCGGGCTCGAAAAATTGCATTTATGTGCTGAGGAAACGGACGGAGGCTACATTCTTTCCGGCGTTCTTCCGGCTGTTTCAAATTTGGAGGAGAGCCATTGGTTTGGCACCATCGCGAGCGTCAGTGAAAGTAAACGGGTGATGTTTCTTGTTCCATGCAATGCCAAAGGGCTAAAACTCAAAGAAAAGGCCGGTTTTTTAGGCGTAAATGGCAGCGCCACATATGCTTGTCAATTCGATCAAGTATTTATTCCAAATGAGTATGTGCTTGCGGAAAATGCCGACGAGTTTGTCGAGCTGATTCGTCCGAAATTCATTCTATACCAAATCCCATTGGGCATCGGTATCATGAAAGCTTCTACTGATTCCATTCATAAAGTGAAATCAAGACAAAATGGGTGCAATCAATTCTTGCCGACACAAGCAAGTGATATTGAAGAAACCATCCATCAAATTGAAGAGAAACTCGAGCAATTACTGAAAAAAGAGTCTTTTCACTGGAAAGAAATCGCAAAAATTCGCTTGGAAACGGCCTATTCAACATTGGAAGCCACACAAGCAAGCATGCTTCATAACGGAAGCGCCGGGTATTTGCAAGGTTGCGACCCTTCCCGCCGATTGCGCGAAGCCTATTTCTTTGCAAATTTGACACCAACCATCAAACACCTGGAAAAAGTTCTTTCCAACTAA
- a CDS encoding ATP-binding cassette domain-containing protein has product MLKCKNISFQYNRSTWLFRNVNFALERGEIVGMFGKSGSGKTTLAKIMANYLSPAEGEVIIDGEKSVFPKVYPVQLIWQHPEQAINPKWKLSETIEEVEELDKEIIDILGIKREWFNRRPHELSGGELQRFCIARAFHPDTRYIIADEITSMFDAITQAQIWHALIRLVKERNIGVLAISHHISLLERISDRIIDFNQLKSCPM; this is encoded by the coding sequence ATGCTTAAGTGCAAAAATATCAGTTTCCAGTACAATCGTTCAACATGGCTGTTTCGAAACGTTAATTTTGCGTTGGAACGGGGCGAAATCGTCGGCATGTTCGGCAAAAGCGGTTCTGGAAAGACGACCCTTGCGAAAATCATGGCGAACTACCTTTCCCCTGCTGAAGGGGAAGTCATTATTGACGGAGAAAAGAGCGTTTTTCCAAAAGTTTATCCGGTGCAGTTGATTTGGCAGCATCCTGAACAAGCCATCAACCCAAAATGGAAGCTGTCGGAAACAATCGAGGAAGTGGAGGAGCTGGATAAAGAAATCATTGATATCCTTGGTATAAAAAGAGAGTGGTTCAATCGCAGGCCCCATGAACTCTCCGGCGGCGAGCTGCAAAGGTTTTGCATTGCCCGCGCCTTTCATCCCGATACCCGGTATATTATTGCCGATGAAATTACCAGCATGTTCGACGCCATTACACAGGCGCAAATATGGCATGCCCTCATTCGGCTTGTAAAAGAGCGGAATATCGGAGTATTGGCCATCAGCCATCACATTTCCCTGCTGGAACGAATTAGCGATCGCATCATTGATTTTAATCAATTAAAAAGCTGTCCGATGTAA